The sequence CCGGCGGCGGCACATGTTTCGCGTTCGTTTTTAAGAGTTGCCCGATGAAGCCCTCGGACGAGGTGACGGTCACCGGCACCACGATCTGCCGCCTCTGAGCTGACCCCTCGGGCACACTCGCCAAATTCCTCCCGCCTCGACCAAACGGGCCTGTTCGAGGGCGCGCACGCTGGTCCCGCGCAGTGGTCCCGGCAGGCGCCGGATGCGGCCCTGATCCCATACCCCTCCGGTCGGCCACCAGCCGACGTGGTAGGCGAATACCCGTCCCTCTGGCGATTCCTCAATCGTGCCGAACTCCGTTCGACATGTCTCGTGGCCATCGCACAGCACGCGGGTCCGGCCCTTGTCGAGACGCGGCATCAGCGCAGGCTCAGCCGTCGAGCGGCGTCGAGTGCGCGACCGCTGGCCGCCGACCGCGCGTAGCGAGACAACATCTCGCGGCTGCGCCAGCCGGCCAGCACCATGAGGTCACCTTCCTGCCCGCCGCCGCCAACCAGGCGTGGGCGTAGGAGTGCCGGAACTGGTGAGCGTGCAGGCCGGGGATGCCCGCCAGCCGCCCACGGCGGCGCAGGAGCTGGGCGATCCGCGAATCGGTCATGCGCCCCTTCTCGCCGAGCCACAGCCACGGCAGGGCGGCCTTGGAGTGCTGGCGCCGCGCGCGCCGGATGTAGCGATCGACCGCCTTGACGGCTTCGGCATTGAGGAAGCTGATCCGCTCGCGCCGGCCCTTGCCCTCACGGATACGCACCACGCCACGATCCAGATCAACATCGTTGGTATCCGGATCGTCGGGCGTCCAGCGCAGGTTGGCAATCTCCGACAGACGGGTGCCGGTCGAGAGGAAGGTGCGGACGATGGCGGTGTCGCGGAGATCCTCAGAGCGTGGGCCGCGGCAGGCGGCCAGGATGCGGTCCTGCTCCTCGTCGGTCAGGACCGGCGGGGCGTGCTCGGGCAGCTTTGGCTTGCGCATCCGCGCCATGGGTGACTCGCGGATCTCGCCCTCCTCGACCAACCAGGCGAAGAACGGGCGGATGCCCGAGTAGCGGTTGGCAGCGGTGGCCGGCCGCCAGCGGGCGAGCTGATCCTCGATGAACGCTTCGAGGTGCTCCCTGCGGATGCTGGCCACGTCGGTCGGCATGCCCTGGCCTTCGAGGAAGGCGGACAGCCGATCGAGGGATGCCAGGTAGGTGCGTTGGGTGGCAGGGGAGAGGTTCGCCGCACGGAGGTTGCGGGCGAAGCTGGTCACGTTGGCGGCCAGGTCGCCACGGGTTACGATAGCGGCGGTGGGAGTGGCCGGCTGCGTGGCTTGGAGCTCCGCTGGCGGGATTCCGAAGATCGGCGCCAGATGCGCTGTCCGAGCGCTGTGGTCAAGGCCATTTCCACTTTTCCGCTCTGTTTGAGCGTGAAACGCGCGCCCGTAGCTCAGCGGACAGAGCGGGTGGCTTCGGAGCAGCAACCCCGATGCGCTGTGGCAAGAGCGTGGCTTGTCGGGCGAAAGAACTCGAGTTTTCCGCTGTCTGGGACGCTTCGTCGCTTGGTCGCCAGCGGGCTTGTGTGTCGGCAGCGGTCTACTAGGGCAACGCGAAAGGACCCGCGGCGAGAACCTGCGCCCGAATTGCGTTGAGCGCGGGCAGGTTCTCACGAACCGACGCTATGAAATCTGGTGGCTGGGTCGCGGCTGAGGCGACGGTTGGGCTGACACCTGATGGCCCTAGTACGTCACGCCGATAGGACATTGGCTGGCCACCGCGGCCGGACAGAGAGAGCTGGACGCCACGCTGTACCTGTCGATTCACCGGCTCGGGCCGCTTCGAAGCGCAAGACCCCTACAAGAGCACTTGGCTGACTACACTGCAGCCTCCCCCGCCAACTTCCCACTGTAGAGGGCTCGCCCGTCCCGCCGCCACCATCCGGTGGTGGCAGTTGGCGGCCCGCCGTCGGCGGTGGCCTTGACGGCCAAGGCCAACTCAGTTCGCCGAGGCGGCCAGCTGCGTACATCGAAGCAGCCCGGCTCGTAGGTCCCACGTGGCTCACGCAGCAGTGTCATCCAGTCGTAGGCTCCGAAGGCCGCCCATGCGGTGACTGCCAAGATTGGAATTCCGTGCCCGTGGGCTGTCATTGCAGCCGACCATGCCTCTGACCACCAAGCGACCTGATCGTCCAAGGGGCCGGCGAGGGCGATCTCGGTCAGCGCCAATGGACGTCGGTATCGCTGCCAGGTCTCGCGCAACACGCGGGGCAGGCCGGTCACATCGTAGCCTTCGACACGTGCCATCTCGACGTCCGCATAGGCCAGACGCCCGTCGCCTCCATGACTGGATTCTGGGAATAGGTCCAGGCGGTGATCGAGATAACGGTCACTCGTGATGTAGTGATCGATGCCGAGGACATCGGGTGGGGCGGGCTCACTGCTGAGCTTGTCCAGGATCAGTCGATGAGCCGGGGAGGCCGCCAGATACCTCCACAATGGGTGCGATCGGTCGACAGCCCCGGTCACCAGGTCAAACGTCAGCCAGCGGCGATGGTTGTCGAAGTCAACCGCGGCCTGGCATTCCGCGGTCCCGTAGGTGCGCCCCACGTCCTCGTTCACGATGATGCGGGCTCCGGGGGTGACTGCCCTGATGGCGCGGGCCGCCTCGGTTAGGGCCTCCGCCTGCGAGAGGATTAGATGGCCGAAAATCGCGTGGTCGCGTGCGTACGGCGGCCACCAGCCATACAGGCCGCCGAATCGAGCGGTTGTGAGCGCCTCGTTTATTGGGAGGTAGGTGCGGACTGCAGGAAAGCGGCGCGCAACCGTGGCCGCATAGTCCGCGAAGGCCGCAGCCCAGCCCGGTTGCCGCGGATCGGCTCCTCGCGGTCCGAAGCCATGATGGAGGAGGCCGACAACAGGCTCGACCCCGAAGGCATTCATGCCGCCGATCCGCTCTTCTGCCCACTCCCAATCCGTGGCCTCCCTCGCATTGGAGGACCTTCCCCAGAGGACGGGATAGCGGACGGCGCGCGCGCCGAGGCTGGCCAGCCGCCCAAGGTCCGCAAGGCGCCGGTCATGCCCCGTGAGCGACAACTGATCGCGGATTCCGTTGCCCACCTTCAGGAATGAACACTCGGGACCTGCCCAGACTTCGGGCCCGCCCGTTGCTAGGCGGCCCATTCGCGAGACTCGGCGATCCTGCCGGCCGTGACCAGTGCCTGCCCGACGACCTGGTCCATGTTGTAGTACTTGTAGGTCCCGAGCCGCCCAGCGAAGTGCACCTGGGGGGCCTCGGCAGCGAGAGCCAGGTACCTCTGATATAAGGCTCGGTTCTCGTGTCGGGGGATCGGATAGAAAGGCTCCCCGGAAGATTCGGGGAACTCACGGACGATGGTAGTCACGTCATGGGATTGGCCCGTGAAGTGTCGGAACTCGCTGACACGCGTAAATGGCACGGCCTCATCCGGGAAGTTCACTGTCCCCGTCGGCTGATGCCGCTCTTCATCCAATGTCTCGAACTCAAACCGCAGGGAGCGGTATGGCAGCGGTCCGAATATCTGATCGAAATAGGCATCGATCGGCCCCGTGTACACAAGATGATCAAAGTCAAGCACGTGCCGAACATCGTGGAAGTCGACCCCGGTCCGCACCTCGATGCGCGGATGGGCGAGCATGCGCTCGACCATTTGGGTATAGCCGTGCGCGGGCATTGCCTGAAAACGATCTGTGAAATAGCGATCGTCCAGGTTGGTCCGGGCGGGGACACGGGCAGTTACCGACGCGTCCAGTTCGCTGGGGTCGAGCCCCCATTGCTTTCTCGTGTATCCCTGGAAAAAGAGCTCGTAAAGCTCGCGGCCGACCGAGCCGACCACAACCTCCTCGGACGTTCGGGGCGTCCCAACGGCCTCTGCGCGTTCGGCGTAGTACCGTGCGGTGCTCTCGTCATCGCCAAGGCCGACCGCGAACAGCTCGTTCAAGGTCGTCCGATTGATTGGGATCGGGACGAGCCGACCGCGCACGCAGGCGAGGACCCTGTGCTCGTACGGCCTCCAACCGGTGAACTGCGATAGGTACCCGAAGATGTCCGCCGAGTTCGTGTGGAAGATGTGAGGGCCATAGCGGTGGATCAGTACCCCTGCTTCGTCCAACTCGTCATACGTGTTGCCTCCGATATGCGCCCGACGGTCCATCACTAGGACTCGCCTACCGTGTTGGCTGGCCAGCTGCTCCGCGATGACACTTCCGGACAACCCCGCCCCGACGACGACTACGTCGTAGCCCATCTCACAAAGCCTCCGCGCCGACAACGAGCGGAGCGGCCTGCAGCTCCTTAGCTGTGGACAGCCGCATGGGGACCGGCACGTGCACCAGGTGCGATGCGGAGCGCGCTGTCTCCGATTGCGAGCCGTTTGTCACCGCCTGTTCCACCAAGATGGCCATCGCGTCCCAGGTGCGGTCCCACGAGCCCATAGCGAGGAATTGGTCCGCTTGCCGTTGCGTCTCCGTCCCGTCCGCGCGCTGGGACTCCTCGACTGCCTCAATCGTCTCGTCGATCGAGTCCGCGATTCGTACCAGGCCACGTCGTCCGTAGGGCTCGATTACGTCCCGGATGGATGTGGATACGACCGGCAGACCGGCTGCGAGGTATTCGGGCGTCTTCGTTGGGCTGATGAAGGCGGTCGCCTCATTCCGTGCGAAGGGCATCCAGCCCACGTTCCAATGGGCGAGGTAGGAGGGCAGTTCGCCATAGGTCTTCCGCCCCAGCTGATGGATGTTCCGACGCGCTGGAATGGCAGCGGCAGCGATCTTGGCGAGTGGCCCGAGCAGGACGATCTGCCAATCCTGCCGGCGGGCTGCGACGCCGTCGATCAGGCCCAGGTCTAGTCGCTCGTCGATCACCCCGGCATAGCCCAGTCTCGGCATGGCGATGCTTCGCTGGTCGGCAGGGTCCGGCCGAGGCAGCCGGGCCGCGGCGAAATGTCGAACATCAATACTGCTTGGAAAGCAGTAGCTCGCCTGGTGCCGAGCGGCCAGTCGCTGATGGAGCCGCACTCCGCCGCTGAATACGAGATGCGCTCGGCCGAGGAGCTCATCCTCGAGGGACAGGAGGCACTCCGACGCCCCTCGGAAGCCGGCCAGGTAGTCCATGCAGTCATAGACCACGACGGAACTGGCAACATGCCTCGTCCAGGGCAGCGCCATCGGCGTGTAGTACCAGAGGATCGGAGCGTCGATCTGCTCTGTTCCGATCAGGTCGTCGAGCAGGTCGGCAAGGAGCGCATTCGATTCCGGCGCCTCCATGCCCGTTGGGACGACAGGCGTCATGACACCGACGCCCTCGCGGTCAGTTCTCTGAATATGCGGGCGGGCACCTGGCTCGAAGCGCGCCTCCTCGATGAAAAAGACGCGCTTGCTCCGTGCGGCGCGAGCCATGAGGTGGTTGGGGCGCTGGTACACGAAGTCCCAGCGCAGATGAGACAGGCAGATAAGGTCTTCGGTCACGTCTTCTCCCCTCTTCGCAGTCTGGATTCCGGCGCGACGGCCGGCCACGGCGGGATGATCCTCGACCATCTGCTGCATCCCGCAAACAATCGGCGGGAGAAACATTTCAGGCTGATCGCAGCGCCCAGCCATGGGGTCGGCTGGGTGGAATTGGGAGGCCCACGAATCCACCCGAACGTGGGAGCGCCCGGTTCGCGTGACCTGCAACACTCTTCTCAGTCGAACATCGGCCTCAGCGACAAGGCGTTCTAGGCGAGGGTCATATGAAGGTAGGAATCATCGTTCCCCAGGGCTGGACCGGCGAATACACCGGCTGGGACGCCGGCCGCGCGTGGGATCGGACTACGGCGGTGGCCCGGCAGGCCGAAGCGCTCGGATTCGAGTCGCTGTGGCTTTTCGACCATTTCCACACGGTCCCAAAACCCCGGCAGGACATCACCTTCGAGTCGTTCACCACGCTGGCCGGCCTGGCGACCACCACAAAGCGCGCGCGGCTTGGCCAACTGGTCAATTGCGCGACCTACCGCAATCCAGCGCTAGTGGCGAAGATGATTTCGACGTTGGACACAATGTCAGGCGGTCGTATGGAACTCGGCCTGGGCGCGGGCTGGAAAGAGGACGAGTTTCGGGCGTATGGGTACGGCTTCCCTTCGCTGGCTGAGCGCCATGCCCGGCTGGAAGATGCTCTGATCATTGCCAACCGGATGTTTCACGACGAGGAGGCCGTCTACAGGGGCAGCACCGCATCAGTCAACGGCGCGATCAATGTTCCGAAGCCGCAGCAAAGGCCCCGAATCCCCATCGTCGTGGGGGGCAATGGCCGGAACGTGACGTGGCGGTTGGCAGCGCGCCACGCCGATGAACTCAATCTTGATAACGTTCCCGTCCACGAAATCGAGGATGCCCTGGCGGTCGTGGCCGAGCGCTGCGCGGAAGTCGGCCGCGATGCTGCGACCCTCCCGGTCTCGGTCCATATCTGGTGGGAAACGCTGGTGAATCAGGACCCGGTCGAGCTACTGAGAGGATATCGCGAGGCGGGTGTCAGCCGGGTGATGGCCTTGGTCCGCGAGTCAGCTACCACCGACGATGCTCTCGTGCGATTGCGGGAGCAGGCCGGCGATGCAGGCGCTGAGTTTGATTGAGGCCGCGACGAACTAGAGAGACGCCGAACCTGATACAGCCGCATGCGCCTTGCCCGGGTCTGTACTCGTAACTCGCCACGCCGATTCGCGTCTTCGGGCTCGCTTAGCGTTCGCGGATTGTCGGCCGTCGCCGGCAGTACCTTGTTGTCCAGCGGCGAGGACCCGACGGCACCCTCAGAATCGCCGTCGATGCTGCTTCGCGTCCACGATCCAAGCCAGTGATCGGGCCCTGACGAGCGCTGGGACGAACTTGACAAGAGGGCGTCCGATACTGGAAGACCGAGGTGGCGGGGGACAGGTTGGCCGCACGATGTGACGGGCGAAACTAACAACGTTGGCGGCCAGGTCGCCGCGGGTTAGGATAGTGGCGGTGGGATTAGCCGGCCGCATGGCTTGGAGCTCCGCTGGTGGGTTTCCGAAAATCAGCGCCAGGTTTACGTTTTCCAACCGCTGTGGTCAAGGCACGTTCCACTTTTCCGCTCTGTTTGAGCGTGAAACGCGCGCCCGTAGCTCAGCGGACAGAGCGGGTGGCTTCGGACCAGCTACCCCGATGCGCTGTGGCACGAGCGTGGAACCCGTACCAAATGTGCCCTAGTTATCCGCTGTCGAGAAGCCCTCTCGCTTCGTCAGGACTGCCGCCGTGACAGACGGATTGCGCAGCTTGGCGTAGCGGCTCAGGTGGGAATCCACGAGGTGGAGCCTGGCACTGAGGCCAAGAGGGCCAGGGCAACCGCCTCGTCAGTCGTCATGCGGCGGCCCTCGGCCCACGCCGAGTCGAGAGCGGTCGCATCGAGCGCGTTGCGGAGCTGGCCAATCGCGGCGTCGTATTCGGCCCGTTCGTCCGAGAGCATCACTATTTCCGCGACCTCGCGGATCGCCTCCGCCGCACCCAACAGGCGGGCCGCACGTACGAAGTCGTGCTTTGCTGTCGCGAGGAACCCGAAGCACTCCAGCTGGTGGGCGATCGCGCCGCGGTTGCCCGCGTGCTGCCAGCCGCGCAGCGTTTCCCGGTACAGCTCCTCGGCCTCGTCGATCTCCCCGCCACGGCGCAGCGTGTGAGCGAGTTCGCTGCGCGTCCTGAGAACGGACCTGCGGTCGCCCATCTCCTCGTAACCCGCGATCGCCCTGCCCAGCCACTCTCGTGCCTCGGCCAACCGACCGGTGAAACCGCTCTGATCGCCGCGACTCCATGCGATGAAGGCGATCGCACGCGGATTCCGGGAGCGATCGGCCGCCTCGGACGCCCTGAGTAGCCGGGCTTCGGCGCCCGCCATGTCACCATCGTCTGTCATCTGAGAATAGGCGAGGCTTGCCTCGATCGTGGCAAGCGCTAACCAGTCGTGCCTCGACTCGGCCAGCCGGACCATCTCCTCTTCCAACTCGCGCGCCTCGCTCAACCGCCCTGAGAAGGACCTCGTCGTCGCCAGCGCAGCGAGCGCCTCTGACAGCGCCTCGTCGTCTTCGGCTCGGCGAGCCAGCGCCACGGCTTCCTCGGCCCATCGCCCGCCTGCGGCGTACTCCGCACCCCACGACGATGCATTCGCGGCGGAGGCGAACACCCTCGCGACTAGGATCGTTCGCTCGCGAGCGGCGGAT is a genomic window of Chloroflexota bacterium containing:
- a CDS encoding tyrosine-type recombinase/integrase encodes the protein MTSFARNLRAANLSPATQRTYLASLDRLSAFLEGQGMPTDVASIRREHLEAFIEDQLARWRPATAANRYSGIRPFFAWLVEEGEIRESPMARMRKPKLPEHAPPVLTDEEQDRILAACRGPRSEDLRDTAIVRTFLSTGTRLSEIANLRWTPDDPDTNDVDLDRGVVRIREGKGRRERISFLNAEAVKAVDRYIRRARRQHSKAALPWLWLGEKGRMTDSRIAQLLRRRGRLAGIPGLHAHQFRHSYAHAWLAAAGRKVTSWCWPAGAAARCCLATRGRRPAVAHSTPLDG
- a CDS encoding glycoside hydrolase; its protein translation is MGNGIRDQLSLTGHDRRLADLGRLASLGARAVRYPVLWGRSSNAREATDWEWAEERIGGMNAFGVEPVVGLLHHGFGPRGADPRQPGWAAAFADYAATVARRFPAVRTYLPINEALTTARFGGLYGWWPPYARDHAIFGHLILSQAEALTEAARAIRAVTPGARIIVNEDVGRTYGTAECQAAVDFDNHRRWLTFDLVTGAVDRSHPLWRYLAASPAHRLILDKLSSEPAPPDVLGIDHYITSDRYLDHRLDLFPESSHGGDGRLAYADVEMARVEGYDVTGLPRVLRETWQRYRRPLALTEIALAGPLDDQVAWWSEAWSAAMTAHGHGIPILAVTAWAAFGAYDWMTLLREPRGTYEPGCFDVRSWPPRRTELALAVKATADGGPPTATTGWWRRDGRALYSGKLAGEAAV
- the glf gene encoding UDP-galactopyranose mutase — its product is MGYDVVVVGAGLSGSVIAEQLASQHGRRVLVMDRRAHIGGNTYDELDEAGVLIHRYGPHIFHTNSADIFGYLSQFTGWRPYEHRVLACVRGRLVPIPINRTTLNELFAVGLGDDESTARYYAERAEAVGTPRTSEEVVVGSVGRELYELFFQGYTRKQWGLDPSELDASVTARVPARTNLDDRYFTDRFQAMPAHGYTQMVERMLAHPRIEVRTGVDFHDVRHVLDFDHLVYTGPIDAYFDQIFGPLPYRSLRFEFETLDEERHQPTGTVNFPDEAVPFTRVSEFRHFTGQSHDVTTIVREFPESSGEPFYPIPRHENRALYQRYLALAAEAPQVHFAGRLGTYKYYNMDQVVGQALVTAGRIAESREWAA
- a CDS encoding glycosyltransferase, with the translated sequence MTEDLICLSHLRWDFVYQRPNHLMARAARSKRVFFIEEARFEPGARPHIQRTDREGVGVMTPVVPTGMEAPESNALLADLLDDLIGTEQIDAPILWYYTPMALPWTRHVASSVVVYDCMDYLAGFRGASECLLSLEDELLGRAHLVFSGGVRLHQRLAARHQASYCFPSSIDVRHFAAARLPRPDPADQRSIAMPRLGYAGVIDERLDLGLIDGVAARRQDWQIVLLGPLAKIAAAAIPARRNIHQLGRKTYGELPSYLAHWNVGWMPFARNEATAFISPTKTPEYLAAGLPVVSTSIRDVIEPYGRRGLVRIADSIDETIEAVEESQRADGTETQRQADQFLAMGSWDRTWDAMAILVEQAVTNGSQSETARSASHLVHVPVPMRLSTAKELQAAPLVVGAEAL
- a CDS encoding TIGR03560 family F420-dependent LLM class oxidoreductase, with translation MKVGIIVPQGWTGEYTGWDAGRAWDRTTAVARQAEALGFESLWLFDHFHTVPKPRQDITFESFTTLAGLATTTKRARLGQLVNCATYRNPALVAKMISTLDTMSGGRMELGLGAGWKEDEFRAYGYGFPSLAERHARLEDALIIANRMFHDEEAVYRGSTASVNGAINVPKPQQRPRIPIVVGGNGRNVTWRLAARHADELNLDNVPVHEIEDALAVVAERCAEVGRDAATLPVSVHIWWETLVNQDPVELLRGYREAGVSRVMALVRESATTDDALVRLREQAGDAGAEFD